In one Sphingobium sp. MI1205 genomic region, the following are encoded:
- a CDS encoding NAD kinase: protein MSQEPRRALLASPTQAAKAAEERLRAAYDFVPVEQADMIIALGGDGFMLQTLHSMLESHRITPVFGMNLGTVGFLMNEWRLERLEQRIEAAKAFKVNPLRMTVDTVDGERFSIPAINEVSLLRETRQTAKLEVHVNGRIALAELVCDGVLVATPAGSTAYNLSAHGPILPLGSALVALTPISPFRPRRWRGAILPENTVIRFGVLDPVKRPVSAVADQREVRDVAQVEVQIDRGTPLTLLFDPEHTLDDRIAAEQFIA, encoded by the coding sequence ATGAGCCAGGAACCGCGGCGCGCGCTGCTCGCCTCTCCGACCCAAGCCGCCAAAGCCGCCGAAGAACGGCTGCGCGCCGCCTATGACTTCGTGCCCGTTGAGCAGGCCGATATGATCATCGCCTTGGGTGGTGACGGGTTCATGCTACAGACGCTTCATTCGATGCTGGAAAGCCACCGGATTACGCCTGTATTCGGCATGAACCTCGGCACCGTAGGTTTCCTGATGAATGAATGGCGTCTGGAACGGCTCGAACAACGGATAGAGGCGGCCAAGGCGTTCAAGGTCAACCCACTCCGCATGACGGTCGATACGGTCGATGGTGAACGCTTTTCGATCCCCGCTATCAACGAAGTGTCGCTGCTGCGCGAAACGCGCCAGACGGCGAAGCTGGAAGTGCATGTGAACGGGCGTATCGCGCTGGCCGAACTGGTGTGCGACGGCGTCCTGGTGGCAACGCCCGCCGGGTCAACAGCTTACAATCTTTCGGCCCATGGTCCCATATTGCCGCTGGGTTCGGCGCTGGTGGCGCTGACCCCGATCAGCCCTTTCCGTCCCCGCCGCTGGCGGGGGGCCATCCTGCCCGAAAACACGGTAATACGCTTCGGCGTTCTTGACCCCGTCAAGCGACCGGTGAGCGCCGTGGCCGATCAGCGGGAAGTTCGCGATGTCGCACAGGTGGAAGTTCAGATTGATCGGGGCACACCGCTGACGCTGCTTTTCGACCCGGAACATACGCTGGACGACCGGATCGCTGCGGAACAGTTCATCGCCTGA
- a CDS encoding class II aldolase/adducin family protein has protein sequence MRRDLAAAYRLVAHFGWDDLLATHLSARVPGKDCFLINPFGLMFEEVTASSLVKIDHNGEVLQDTPFTVNKAGFVIHSAVHAARPDANCVIHLHTRDGVAVSATAAGLLPLNQTAIIAGASIARHEFEGVAVNDAERERLAFDLGDCDMMLLSNHGTLTVGASVAEAFLNMYFLEWACSVQVRTLSMGLPLQSACPDVIERTQAEFGISRSPFATRYAVDLVWPALLRKLDRVNPGYRD, from the coding sequence ATGCGGCGCGATCTTGCTGCGGCCTACCGCCTGGTCGCCCATTTCGGCTGGGATGATCTGCTGGCCACCCATCTTTCGGCCCGCGTCCCAGGGAAGGATTGCTTCCTCATCAACCCATTCGGACTGATGTTTGAAGAGGTTACAGCGTCGAGCCTGGTCAAGATCGATCATAATGGCGAAGTGCTACAGGACACGCCCTTCACCGTTAATAAGGCGGGCTTCGTCATCCACTCGGCGGTTCACGCGGCACGGCCCGACGCGAACTGCGTTATACATCTGCACACGCGCGACGGCGTTGCGGTTTCCGCGACGGCCGCCGGTCTCCTGCCGCTCAACCAGACAGCGATAATCGCGGGCGCATCCATCGCACGGCATGAGTTCGAGGGCGTAGCAGTCAACGACGCGGAACGGGAAAGGCTGGCATTCGATCTTGGCGATTGTGACATGATGCTGCTGAGCAATCACGGTACACTCACCGTCGGGGCGTCGGTCGCCGAAGCATTCCTCAACATGTATTTTCTGGAATGGGCCTGTTCCGTGCAGGTCCGCACGCTTTCGATGGGATTGCCGCTGCAGTCGGCGTGCCCCGATGTGATCGAAAGAACGCAGGCGGAATTCGGCATTAGCAGAAGCCCCTTTGCCACCCGATATGCCGTGGATCTGGTCTGGCCAGCGTTGCTGCGCAAGCTTGATCGCGTGAATCCGGGGTACCGGGATTGA
- the moaA gene encoding GTP 3',8-cyclase MoaA, which translates to MDKPDLARNGLTDALGRRISYLRISVTDRCDLRCRYCMAERMSFLPKDQVLTLEEIALIADLFISRGIRKIRLTGGEPLVRRDIIDLVRRIGRHLGDGLDELTLTTNGTRLAQHADALFDAGVRRINVSLDSRDPERFAHVTRNGDIRSVQEGLAAARASGLAVKINMVALKGINEDEILPMLYWCDQQGFDLTLIETMPLGETGEDRMDHYLPLTKVVDQLRLHHELRPLAHRTGGPSRYHAVSGLTARLGLITPLTNNFCADCNRMRMTCEGKIFMCLGHEDHVDLKTAFREGGLNAVGPLIDRALRLKPAAHDFRIGTGAPAAAVGRHMSVTGG; encoded by the coding sequence ATGGACAAGCCCGATCTTGCGCGCAACGGCCTTACCGATGCGCTGGGCCGCCGGATCAGCTATTTGCGGATTTCGGTAACGGATCGCTGCGATCTGCGCTGCCGCTATTGCATGGCGGAACGGATGAGCTTTCTGCCCAAAGACCAGGTATTGACGCTGGAAGAGATTGCGCTGATCGCGGATCTCTTCATCAGCCGCGGGATCCGCAAGATCCGGCTGACAGGCGGCGAACCGCTGGTGCGACGCGACATTATTGATCTTGTGCGCCGTATTGGACGGCATCTGGGCGATGGGCTGGACGAGCTGACGCTGACGACAAACGGCACCAGGCTTGCCCAACATGCGGATGCGTTATTTGACGCTGGCGTACGGCGGATCAATGTCAGCCTGGATAGCCGCGATCCGGAACGCTTCGCCCATGTGACCCGCAATGGCGATATCCGGTCAGTGCAGGAAGGTCTTGCGGCAGCCAGGGCCAGCGGGCTGGCCGTCAAGATCAACATGGTGGCGTTGAAGGGCATCAATGAAGATGAAATCCTGCCGATGCTCTATTGGTGCGACCAGCAGGGCTTTGACCTCACTCTGATTGAAACGATGCCGCTGGGTGAAACCGGCGAGGACCGGATGGATCATTATCTGCCGCTGACGAAGGTCGTAGACCAGCTGCGGTTACATCATGAGCTTCGTCCGCTTGCGCATCGGACGGGGGGACCGTCGCGTTACCATGCGGTGAGTGGGCTGACAGCTCGGTTGGGTTTAATCACGCCGCTCACCAATAATTTCTGCGCGGACTGCAATCGCATGCGAATGACCTGCGAGGGGAAAATCTTCATGTGTCTGGGGCACGAAGATCATGTGGATTTGAAGACGGCCTTTCGGGAAGGCGGATTGAACGCTGTCGGGCCGCTGATCGATCGGGCGCTTCGCCTGAAGCCCGCTGCCCACGACTTCCGCATCGGCACCGGCGCGCCCGCCGCTGCCGTCGGTCGGCATATGAGCGTGACCGGCGGATGA
- a CDS encoding putative bifunctional diguanylate cyclase/phosphodiesterase, which yields MSGETALHGQRSLFILSPGDRDGLSDAARGAGWRVIAARRPTDAAQRFLHSDAQIAMVDLRETSDGGGRLIASMASAVEAGGGALIALLDANVLGSAPALLEAGATHFLAAPFSPEQLGATLASAQRLVDRVGGGVTHSQRAQRIRRGDALFWELDQGGGSVRLSDNLARHLGLGSQLISPALFMRCLPRSERRSVIAVLRGMMRSGRAEAFAHAAPGRPDDRLVHHLRLVDGTVAADVEWLSESHGHDGAGRDDLTGLRSRQAALDWLDKRAGLPTTILLLSISQFDRMNAAYGEVVGDALLGRIARRIERMTADAAPGAIVARIAGTEFLVGLTGEAAASDHATLLARQLIGAIGRPFSAGDHLIRLTARCGIAQSRADDDATRLLRRAGTALADARAGGGEGIRIFSAEKRSRQVDADQLETDLRLALDRGEIGIVFQPQYPVDGIHMTGVEALARWNHPQYGALGAGMLFATAERSDYMLPLSAHIQAEALKQAAAWPRALSHLRLSINVTAADIAQPGFLGQFLALVDASGFPRARLTVEITESGLIENVGAATALLTALRAAGLAVAVDDFGTGYSSLAYLKSLPLDYLKIDSGLAQDIAGTARDRIIVRGVIHMAKSLGLAVIAEGVETQQQLDLLAREGCDYYQGFLRSAGISSMDLVAMALKV from the coding sequence GTGAGCGGTGAGACCGCACTGCATGGCCAGCGCAGCCTTTTCATTCTGTCTCCCGGCGACCGCGACGGCCTGTCCGATGCGGCTCGCGGTGCAGGTTGGCGTGTGATTGCCGCCCGGCGCCCGACCGACGCGGCGCAGCGCTTCCTGCATAGCGATGCGCAGATCGCGATGGTGGATCTGCGAGAGACCTCCGATGGGGGTGGCCGACTGATAGCCTCGATGGCGTCAGCTGTGGAGGCGGGGGGAGGTGCGCTGATCGCACTGCTCGACGCCAACGTGCTAGGCTCTGCACCTGCGCTGTTGGAGGCCGGGGCCACCCATTTCCTTGCCGCGCCATTCTCGCCAGAACAGTTGGGCGCAACGCTTGCGTCCGCTCAGCGGCTGGTGGATCGCGTGGGGGGAGGCGTCACCCACAGCCAGCGCGCCCAACGCATCCGTCGCGGCGACGCACTGTTCTGGGAACTTGACCAAGGCGGGGGTTCGGTTCGGCTTAGTGACAATCTTGCCCGGCATTTGGGCCTCGGTTCCCAACTCATCAGTCCCGCGCTTTTCATGCGTTGCCTGCCGCGTTCGGAGCGGCGGTCGGTAATAGCAGTGTTGCGGGGCATGATGCGGTCGGGCCGGGCAGAGGCATTCGCTCACGCTGCTCCGGGCCGTCCAGACGACCGCCTCGTCCATCACCTTCGCCTGGTTGATGGGACCGTGGCGGCCGATGTCGAATGGCTGTCCGAGTCTCATGGTCATGACGGTGCGGGCCGCGACGACCTCACCGGGCTGCGATCCCGCCAGGCAGCTCTTGATTGGCTGGATAAGCGAGCCGGGCTGCCGACGACAATCCTGCTGCTGTCAATCAGCCAGTTTGACCGTATGAATGCCGCTTATGGGGAGGTAGTTGGTGACGCGCTGCTGGGCCGCATCGCTCGCCGAATCGAGCGGATGACCGCCGATGCCGCGCCCGGCGCCATCGTGGCGCGTATCGCGGGCACGGAGTTTCTCGTTGGATTGACGGGGGAGGCGGCGGCCAGCGACCACGCGACCTTGCTTGCCCGGCAGCTTATCGGCGCGATCGGCCGTCCGTTCAGCGCGGGCGATCACCTTATTCGCCTCACCGCGCGCTGCGGCATCGCACAATCGCGCGCCGATGATGACGCCACCCGCCTGCTACGCCGCGCTGGAACGGCCCTGGCCGACGCCAGGGCGGGGGGTGGGGAGGGTATCCGCATCTTTTCAGCCGAAAAGCGTAGTCGGCAGGTGGATGCCGATCAGCTGGAAACCGATCTTCGCCTGGCGCTTGATCGAGGCGAGATCGGCATCGTTTTTCAGCCTCAATATCCGGTGGATGGCATTCATATGACCGGGGTGGAGGCGTTGGCGCGCTGGAACCATCCGCAATATGGCGCGCTTGGCGCAGGGATGCTCTTCGCCACCGCAGAGCGATCCGACTATATGCTCCCTCTGTCGGCCCATATTCAGGCCGAAGCACTTAAGCAGGCCGCGGCATGGCCTCGTGCGCTTTCGCATCTGCGCCTGTCGATAAATGTCACCGCCGCCGACATCGCGCAGCCCGGCTTCCTGGGGCAGTTTCTCGCCTTGGTGGATGCGAGCGGATTCCCGCGTGCGAGGCTGACTGTGGAGATCACCGAAAGCGGCCTTATCGAAAATGTCGGTGCCGCGACGGCGCTGCTGACCGCACTGCGCGCCGCAGGGCTTGCCGTGGCCGTAGATGACTTTGGCACCGGCTATTCCAGTCTAGCCTACCTCAAGAGCTTGCCGCTCGATTATCTGAAGATCGATAGCGGGTTGGCGCAGGACATCGCCGGGACGGCGCGTGATCGCATCATCGTGCGGGGCGTCATTCACATGGCCAAGTCCCTGGGCCTCGCTGTCATTGCCGAAGGCGTGGAAACGCAACAGCAGCTCGATTTGCTCGCTCGTGAGGGGTGTGACTATTATCAGGGCTTTCTACGTTCTGCGGGCATCTCGTCGATGGATCTCGTGGCGATGGCGCTGAAGGTCTGA
- a CDS encoding Arm DNA-binding domain-containing protein, producing MLTDVRCRTAKPKEKPYKLSDAHGLYLYVMPSGTRSGRLKYRFGGKEHRLTFGTYGEAGFARMTAAYGDLPRAFDATYGDGSPILDSELDTIYAALGTASVNFPWQAGDVLLIENKLTAHGRQSFTGKRDVQVALID from the coding sequence GTGTTGACGGACGTTCGCTGCCGAACAGCCAAGCCCAAGGAGAAGCCCTACAAGCTCTCCGACGCTCACGGTCTCTATCTCTACGTCATGCCATCGGGCACGCGCTCCGGGCGACTGAAATATCGTTTCGGGGGCAAGGAGCATCGCCTCACCTTCGGCACCTATGGGGAAGCCGGATTCGCCCGAATGACAGCAGCCTACGGCGATCTGCCGCGAGCTTTCGACGCGACCTACGGGGACGGTTCGCCTATTCTGGATTCGGAACTTGACACGATCTATGCCGCGCTTGGCACCGCTTCCGTGAATTTTCCGTGGCAAGCAGGTGATGTGCTGCTCATCGAAAACAAGCTCACTGCTCATGGGAGACAATCCTTCACCGGAAAGCGTGATGTTCAGGTCGCATTGATAGATTGA